A genome region from Methanolinea sp. includes the following:
- a CDS encoding Xaa-Pro peptidase family protein yields the protein MDALDRALVEGGFGAYVAYGTSSDANILYLTRFSTSDPILYIRRPGERGIIVVPQMELERAARESVAAVISRAEAGFPEATGEETDIWKATARVISRHVEGAILVPPGFPSALGLELAKERTVAIDRDVLPAMREVKAAGEVASIRRVQRACDAAMEKAIRMIRKAKVRKGVLYRGAVPLTSSLVRSAIHQHLVRVGCTPGETIVSCGGETAMPHARGEGQLVECAPIVIDIFPRDQETGYFSDMTRTVCRGEAPPEIAEMHAAVRDAQDLAARLLKPGASGAEVYREIVDFFRDAGYESGSRGFVHSLGHGVGLEVHERPSLGPSGGRLKEGSVVTNEPGLYYPGTGGVRIENTGVVRRQGFVSLTRFHRDLVV from the coding sequence ATGGACGCGCTCGACCGGGCACTCGTCGAGGGGGGTTTTGGAGCGTACGTCGCGTACGGGACCTCCTCCGATGCAAACATCCTCTACCTCACCCGGTTCTCCACGTCGGACCCCATCCTCTACATCCGCAGGCCGGGCGAGAGGGGGATCATCGTCGTGCCGCAGATGGAACTCGAACGTGCGGCGAGGGAATCCGTCGCGGCCGTGATATCGCGGGCAGAGGCGGGCTTCCCCGAGGCCACGGGGGAGGAGACCGACATCTGGAAGGCGACTGCCCGCGTGATCTCGCGTCATGTGGAGGGCGCAATCCTCGTCCCGCCGGGGTTCCCCTCTGCCCTCGGCCTCGAGCTTGCGAAAGAGAGGACGGTCGCGATCGACAGGGACGTCCTCCCCGCGATGCGCGAGGTCAAGGCGGCAGGAGAGGTCGCCTCCATCAGGCGCGTCCAGCGCGCCTGCGACGCCGCGATGGAGAAGGCCATTAGGATGATCCGGAAGGCGAAGGTGAGGAAGGGGGTCCTCTACCGCGGGGCGGTTCCCCTCACCTCCTCGCTCGTGAGGTCCGCGATCCACCAGCACCTCGTGCGCGTGGGGTGCACCCCGGGAGAGACGATCGTCTCGTGCGGCGGGGAGACCGCGATGCCCCACGCGAGGGGGGAAGGGCAGCTCGTGGAGTGCGCGCCGATCGTCATCGACATATTCCCCCGCGATCAGGAGACCGGGTACTTCTCGGACATGACGAGGACGGTGTGCAGGGGGGAGGCCCCCCCGGAGATCGCCGAGATGCACGCGGCGGTGCGCGACGCGCAGGACCTCGCGGCCCGGCTCCTGAAACCGGGGGCATCCGGGGCGGAGGTGTACAGGGAAATCGTCGACTTCTTCCGTGACGCGGGCTACGAGAGCGGCTCGCGGGGGTTCGTCCACAGCCTCGGCCACGGCGTCGGCCTCGAGGTCCACGAGAGGCCGTCGCTCGGTCCGTCCGGGGGGAGACTGAAGGAGGGGAGCGTCGTGACGAACGAGCCGGGCCTCTACTACCCCGGGACGGGCGGGGTCCGCATCGAGAACACGGGCGTGGTGAGGCGGCAGGGTTTCGTCTCCCTCACGCGCTTCCACAGGGACCTGGTCGTGTGA
- the map gene encoding type II methionyl aminopeptidase → MKDEEIDLYIEAGRLAARILAKAAAEVREGTTVLSLVEKVEGMVLDAGAGLAFPLNVSRNEDAAHDTAGREDGRTFLRGDVVKVDLGVHIDGFIADCATTVDLGDHGELVAASREGLERAIARVRPGVTTGELGAAIQEAIESRGFRPVANLTGHGLSRYTIHTPPNVPNVGFHGGAVLKEGMVFAIEPFATTGSGHVTEKPRTEIFQQVSVKPVRMPAGRRILEEIRERRGMPFSRRWLSDPRADIPLASLAREGILRRYPVLSDVPGSLVSQAEHTLVVTEDGCIVTTG, encoded by the coding sequence GTGAAGGACGAGGAGATCGACCTCTACATCGAGGCGGGGAGACTCGCAGCTCGGATACTCGCGAAGGCCGCTGCCGAAGTCCGCGAGGGGACGACCGTGCTCTCCCTTGTAGAGAAGGTCGAGGGCATGGTCCTCGACGCGGGCGCGGGACTCGCGTTTCCCCTCAACGTCTCCCGGAACGAGGACGCGGCGCACGACACCGCCGGGAGGGAGGACGGGAGGACGTTTCTCCGCGGGGACGTGGTCAAGGTCGACCTCGGTGTCCACATCGACGGGTTCATCGCGGACTGCGCGACGACCGTGGACCTCGGCGACCACGGGGAGCTCGTCGCGGCCTCGCGGGAAGGCCTGGAACGCGCCATTGCGCGCGTCCGGCCGGGGGTGACGACCGGGGAGCTCGGGGCTGCCATCCAGGAGGCAATCGAGTCGCGGGGGTTCCGGCCCGTCGCGAACCTCACGGGCCACGGCCTTTCGAGGTACACGATCCACACGCCGCCCAACGTCCCGAACGTGGGGTTCCACGGCGGCGCGGTCCTTAAAGAGGGGATGGTCTTCGCGATCGAGCCGTTCGCGACGACGGGCAGCGGCCACGTGACCGAGAAACCGAGGACCGAGATCTTCCAGCAGGTCTCTGTCAAACCCGTGCGGATGCCGGCAGGGAGGAGGATCCTCGAGGAGATACGGGAGAGGAGGGGCATGCCGTTCTCGCGCCGCTGGCTCTCCGATCCCCGGGCCGACATCCCGCTCGCATCGCTCGCGAGGGAGGGTATCCTCCGGAGGTACCCCGTCCTCTCGGACGTCCCGGGATCGCTCGTTTCCCAGGCCGAGCACACGCTGGTCGTGACCGAGGACGGCTGCATCGTGACGACCGGATGA
- a CDS encoding ATP-binding protein, producing the protein MPVDDEVLKLVEVVLTAEIFNSHPSLDANDLTPECRALFGIDGCGDVKRPVHVSEGTVKRGLGIPDACRKLQGTPVVTCEEFGQRIRVTTLEPAARWFLRQGGLPLVGKNPVLAYYFRGLEQVPVSYEEVREKNPPVEDTRAFLQARVEKIVAGDEHLKAALDLVILSAPEEIEQDFEDLVCTPVQEAVIRKIQVARSHRDFLRRHRIHEIGKLLFVGPPGTGKTSLALALSRKLHLPVIEVRLSMVTSQYLGETSKNIDRIFDLAKALAPCILFIDEFDFVAKSRVTDDHGAMKRAVNSLLKNIDQVNLVRHGVLLIGATNHPQLLDAAAWRRFDEVVEFGLPDREMRLSILGKIAAGLPVRVDFADLADRTEGFSGADLRIMVKEALLSALMEKREEILPADIERGIAVVESRNAIRSQNWLT; encoded by the coding sequence ATGCCTGTCGACGACGAGGTCCTCAAGCTCGTGGAGGTCGTCCTCACGGCCGAAATTTTCAATTCGCACCCGTCCCTCGATGCCAATGACCTCACCCCCGAGTGCAGGGCACTCTTCGGCATCGACGGGTGCGGCGATGTCAAGCGTCCTGTGCACGTGAGCGAGGGCACGGTGAAGAGGGGACTTGGCATCCCCGATGCCTGCAGGAAACTTCAGGGGACCCCGGTCGTCACCTGCGAGGAGTTCGGGCAGAGGATTAGGGTCACGACGCTTGAGCCTGCGGCGAGGTGGTTCCTGCGGCAGGGGGGACTCCCGCTGGTCGGGAAGAACCCTGTCCTCGCGTACTACTTCCGCGGCCTCGAGCAGGTCCCCGTCTCCTACGAGGAGGTCCGGGAGAAGAATCCCCCCGTGGAGGACACGCGGGCGTTCCTCCAGGCACGCGTCGAGAAGATCGTCGCGGGCGACGAGCACCTGAAGGCCGCACTCGACCTCGTCATCCTGAGCGCGCCGGAGGAGATTGAGCAGGACTTCGAGGACCTCGTGTGCACGCCCGTGCAGGAGGCAGTCATCAGGAAGATACAGGTCGCCCGCTCGCACAGGGACTTCCTGCGGCGGCACCGCATCCACGAGATCGGGAAACTCCTCTTCGTCGGACCCCCCGGGACGGGCAAGACCTCGCTCGCCCTCGCCCTCTCGCGCAAGCTCCACCTCCCGGTCATCGAGGTGCGGCTCTCGATGGTCACGTCCCAGTACCTGGGGGAGACCTCGAAGAACATCGACCGCATATTCGACCTCGCGAAGGCGCTCGCGCCCTGCATCCTCTTCATCGACGAGTTCGACTTCGTGGCGAAGAGCAGGGTCACCGATGACCACGGCGCGATGAAGAGGGCGGTCAACTCCCTGCTCAAGAACATAGACCAGGTGAATCTCGTCCGGCACGGCGTCCTCCTCATCGGGGCGACCAACCACCCCCAGCTCCTCGACGCCGCCGCGTGGCGGAGGTTCGACGAGGTCGTGGAGTTCGGCCTCCCCGACAGGGAGATGCGCCTCTCGATCCTCGGGAAGATCGCGGCAGGCCTCCCCGTCCGCGTCGATTTCGCGGACCTCGCGGACAGGACGGAAGGGTTCTCGGGGGCAGACCTGCGCATCATGGTCAAGGAGGCCCTCCTCTCCGCCCTCATGGAAAAGAGGGAAGAGATACTCCCCGCCGACATCGAGCGCGGGATCGCGGTCGTGGAGAGCCGGAACGCGATCCGGTCGCAGAACTGGCTCACATAG